Within Gouania willdenowi chromosome 24, fGouWil2.1, whole genome shotgun sequence, the genomic segment cacaagatggacaagCCGATAAGTGAAACAACACTGTTTAGCTGATTGATCACTTTTGAACATccaggaaaaacctgaatttttagGTTGTGTGctgcattagctttagcagctaactctgtATTTCTACCTTGGAGACCGATATCAcatttactcatttttttttttcaaagaattaaTGCTCCAATGgggaaaaaataatctaaatctctgtcagactcactgTTTACACCGTTAGCTATgacgagtttatccctcttgacctttgaccaaATGCACAAACTGAACCAAATCAAGAGTGTGAAAGGGCCTTATCAGTTGCACATCTCAGcctttttaaacatttacagaTGAAGGTCCTTATCAACTTGTCTTTTTTATCTCAGAGTGCTGGACGCAGTGGTTTGATAGAGATGATCCCAGTGGTACAGGGGACTGGGAAACTCTCAAGAGCCTTcaaaaaacaaaccctggaaaGATTTGTCCCAAACCAACGGACATTGAAGCCACAACTCTATATGGGTTAAGTGTGGCTGCAGCAGGGGAAGTGATTTATAAGTAAGCCCAAATTAATTACAACTAATCACAGACGGTGCTTCATCATTTACTTATTCAAAAAACTTCACATCAATGCCTTTCCATGTTTTTGGCCAACTTTCAGGATGGACACAACTTCAGGATTTATCTGTAGAAATTCAGATCAACCAGATAAGAAGTGCAAGGATTACAAAGTCCGCTTCAGTTGCCACCCGTCTTTCTGTGATGATGGAGGTACAAGATAAAATATGCGTTCCACATAcactatatatatgtgtgtgtgtgtgcacatcatatttgtactagttttaagggtcatGTGaaagcattatctcagaaaagaaaaatccaaaatgtttccatttttatgccttactatagccttacctctgattttgggtatcggtcactttttttctcatttttatggctttactgcattttcatcccagtttaagtgtgcacatcacatTTGTAAGAtgtttttagggtcatgtgatagccttatctcagaaaaaaaaaaatccaatttttttccatttttatgccttactatatagccttacctctgattttttttGACCAAAGATTGAtgtcaatccaaaaaaaaaatggtcattCTTTGTGtaagtttaaaaacaacatatttgATTGTTTTACAGCAGTGTGCTGGACCAAGTGGTTTGATCGAGATAATCCCAGTGGAACAGGAGACTGGGAGCTTTTAAATGacctgaggaaaaaaaacccaggGCAGATTTGTGCAAAGCCCCTGCTCATTGAGGCTGTTACCACTGACAACTCCACTCCAGCCATCAGCACAGGACAGAACTTCTATGTGTAAGTTTACTCACAGGACACAAGATTCAAGGTTAgggttaaatgtgtttaagCCCTTTTGCAATAGGAACAGCACTGGCCATTGAGCAAGGCATTGAGAAGATACAAAACTCCTTTTTGTAATCCACCTTTGAATCGGATTAAACGGTCAACAATCTTTCATAACTGCGTAAAAGATTTTAGCGTTACTGGAGTGAGAATTTGGTGGTAAGCGAGGACCGCTTcaagctaagctaatgggctaagttAATGGCCCTGAAGCCAAAGTTACGTCTGAAATCAAATGCGATTGAGACAGAATTTCTTCACAGAA encodes:
- the LOC114458061 gene encoding cartilage intermediate layer protein 2-like → MKPECWTQWFDRDDPSGTGDWETLKSLQKTNPGKICPKPTDIEATTLYGLSVAAAGEVIYKMDTTSGFICRNSDQPDKKCKDYKVRFSCHPSFCDDGAVCWTKWFDRDNPSGTGDWELLNDLRKKNPGQICAKPLLIEAVTTDNSTPAISTGQNFYVYNPTMGFVCRQQDQKFSQCRDYKVRFGCKC